A portion of the Oncorhynchus gorbuscha isolate QuinsamMale2020 ecotype Even-year linkage group LG19, OgorEven_v1.0, whole genome shotgun sequence genome contains these proteins:
- the LOC124006346 gene encoding homeobox protein six1a-like: protein MVFSAEQVACVCEVLLQSGRMESLTGFLRTLPPSSSSCLGGLESVLKARAAVAFHLRRFSDLYALLEGFPFSNRSHPLLQQLWLRAHYLEAECQRGRPLGAVGKYRVRRKFPLPRTIWDGEETSYCFKEKSRSVLREWYYHKPYPSPREKRALAAATGLTTTQVSNWFKNRRQRDRAAHGTTGEQEACGPLIGSNRNPGAAYPSSDNDLSSPGTPSPPFSCPQPPPPEPYGWGTTLNLSIT from the exons ATGGTCTTCTCCGCAGAACAAGTGGCGTGTGTGTGCGAGGTCCTTCTGCAGAGCGGACGCATGGAGAGCTTGACTGGCTTCCTCCGCACTcttcccccttcttcctcctcttgccTGGGGGGTCTGGAGAGCGTCCTGAAGGCACGTGCTGCCGTGGCCTTCCATCTGAGGCGCTTCTCGGACCTCTACGCCCTCCTGGAGGGCTTCCCCTTCTCCAATCGCAGCCACCCCCTGCTGCAGCAGCTCTGGCTGAGGGCACACTACCTGGAGGCCGAGTGCCAGAGAGGGCGCCCCCTTGGGGCTGTGGGGAAGTACCGCGTACGCCGTAAGTTTCCCCTGCCAAGAACCATctgggatggagaggagactaGCTACTGCTTCAAG GAGAAATCCCGGAGTGTGCTGCGCGAGTGGTATTACCATAAACCGTACCCTTCACCACGTGAGAAACGAGCGCTTGCAGCCGCCACCGGTCTCACCACCACCCAGGTGAGCAACTGGTTCAAGAACAGACGGCAACGGGACCGAGCAGCTCACGGTACTACCGG ggaaCAGGAAGCTTGTGGACCACTTATTGGCTCCAACAGAAACCCAGGAGCAGCATACCCGTCCTCTGACAATGACCTTTCATCTCCAGGCACCCCCAGTCCCCCCTTCTCCTGCCCCCAACCCCCACCTCCTGAGCCATATGGGTGGGGGACAACTCTGAATCTCTCCATTACCTGA
- the LOC124006071 gene encoding homeobox protein SIX5-like — protein MASLSLESAEQSENSTENPTQEAAPVKEETDPDEVSEQLLKTFQNSALSFSTDQVACLCEALLQAGNVDRLWRFLSTIPPSAELLRGNETLLKAQALVSFHREEFKELYAILESHDFHPSNHGFLQDLYLQARYKEAERSRGRSLGAVDKYRLRKKFPLPKTIWDGEETVYCFKEKSRNALKECYKNNRYPTPDEKKNLANVTGLSLTQVSNWFKNRRQRDRTPSGTNSKSESDGNHSTDDEGDDISDKPEDIVGSTASIISLSGTPCSTGGQIFLNGAGGFLAASHPLLLNRGSLISGAGGGVIINGLTLSDGHTVTLSPISANSPLLFNGAQVISKSSAVVGLEGQGVTAMEAQPSSVISLPLTEDCKMDNVSLTNPSTIPTLDFINVPEGMVLKAEDIQTVSPSSLSSPSTFSPTSLPSLVLTQNGHLSDTLPVSKSSPGVVISSPVVSLPNQQGEYVVFATAGSQLTPSSSICQVVSSYSYSSPQVFSLPQVVPSIQGVPVSQLVQHNPGGQCPQLVPVPPLTSSLPQGTLSQFQGHQTLNIAPHLAQSLPQHHTGSSTLGAGSTILSLSQLTNGQLPQGLALQLGDQTSARIPTLTQIQSPLGHPQIISSPTQVVPVSQSKETTSAQLVSLPQLVPVSSAGQLSFPQVGPPTPSLSGGAFQILASATGGGMPPGPYRINQLGPLQTVGPPTSMAPSVQLLNSGVIQLPSASPGNLLYGGSPILSYQNGKLILTIPAGIQFGSLPMKPVPEASTHPTNGVGPGLTLSPVIHPTPTLIPVSTSVSTSNTLQTSPLCFINSSPLYCTHETGVPTNQPLSTTSPHTLDLSATHTPPNALTPESMLSLSPMCSGVTPTTQLSQTTWSPVPLSNSASLTMFDVRGKGDLPEDPALLGLPGGEALLLGSPSPEQDVDRVSPLGDLEEMDGEPKILTQLQSVPVDDELGL, from the exons ATGGCTTCCTTGTCTTTGGAGTCTGCAGAACAATCTGAGAATAGCACGGAGAATCCTACCCAAGAGGCCGCTCCGGTGAAAGAGGAGACGGATCCGGATGAAGTTTCGGAACAATTGCTAAAAACTTTTCAGAACTCGGCGCTTAGCTTTTCGACCGATCAAGTAGCATGTCTGTGCGAAGCCCTTCTACAGGCAGGCAATGTGGATCGCCTGTGGAGATTCCTATCAACCATCCCTCCTTCGGCCGAGCTGCTACGTGGCAACGAGACGTTGCTCAAGGCCCAGGCACTGGTCTCTTTCCACCGGGAAGAATTCAAGGAGCTGTACGCAATATTGGAAAGCCACGACTTCCACCCGAGCAACCATGGGTTCCTGCAGGACCTCTACTTGCAGGCGCGCTACAAGGAGGCGGAGAGGTCCCGAGGTCGTAGCCTGGGCGCCGTGGATAAGTATCGGCTTCGGAAGAAGTTTCCCCTGCCGAAAACAATCTGGGATGGAGAGGAAACGGTATATTGTTTCAAGGAGAAGTCTCGCAATGCACTGAAAGAGTGTTACAAAAACAACAGGTACCCCACTCCAGACGAGAAGAAAAACTTGGCCAATGTGACTGGACTCTCCCTCACGCAAGTCAGCAATTGGTTCAAAAATCGACGGCAGAGAGACCGAACTCCGTCTGGTACCAACAGCAAAAG TGAGTCCGATGGCAACCACAGCACAGACGATGAGGGTGACGACATCTCAGACAAACCAGAGGACATTGTGGGCTCCACAGCCTCCATCATCTCCCTCTCTGGTACCCCCTGCAGCACTGGGGGCCAGATCTTCCTCAACGGGGCTGGTGGGTTCCTCGCCGCCTCCCACCCCTTACTCCTCAATAGGGGCTCCCTGATCTCTGGGGCAGGGGGTGGCGTCATCATCAACGGGCTGACCCTGAGCGATGGTCACACGGTTACCCTCAGCCCCATATCGGCTAACTCGCCTCTGCTCTTCAATGGAGCGCAAGTCATATCCAAAAGCAGTGCGGTTGTGGGTCTGGAGGGCCAGGGGGTTACAGCCATGGAGGCCCAGCCCAGCTCGGTCATCTCCCTCCCCCTGACAGAGGACTGTAAGATGGACAATGTTAGCCTGACGAACCCCTCGACTATCCCCACCCTGGACTTCATCAATGTCCCAGAGGGGATGGTTCTCAAAGCCGAGGACATCCAGAcagtctctccttcctccttgtcTTCCCCCTCAACattctcccccacctccctcccctccctggttCTGACTCAAAATGGCCACCTCTCCGACACCCTCCCGGTCTCTAAGTCATCCCCGGGCGTGGTCATCTCCAGCCCTGTAGTGAGCCTCCCCAACCAGCAAGGGGAGTATGTTGTGTTTGCCACAGCTGGTTCTCAGCTCACCCCCTCCAGCTCCATCTGCCAGGTGGTGTCATCCTACAGCTACTCCAGCCCACAGGTATTCTCCCTGCCTCAGGTGGTGCCCTCCATCCAGGGTGTCCCTGTATCCCAACTGGTCCAACACAACCCTGGAGGCCAGTGTCCCCAGTTAGTTCCTGTcccccccctcacctcctccctcccccagggCACCCTCTCACAGTTCCAGGGCCACCAGACTCTGAACATTGCCCCCCACCTCGCCCAATCTCTCCCCCAGCATCATACTGGTTCCTCTACATTGGGAGCGGGATCCACcatcctctccctgtcccagctCACCAATGGACAGCTCCCCCAGGGACTCGCACTCCAGTTGGGTGACCAGACCTCAGCTAGGATCCCCACTCTGACACAGATCCAGTCCCCACTAGGCCATCCCCAGATCATCTCCTCCCCTACCCAAGTGGTTCCTGTCTCCCAGTCCAAGGAGACAACCTCAGCTCAGTTGGTTTCCCTGCCCCAGCTGGTGCCTGTCTCCTCCGCGGGACAACTCTCCTTCCCTCAGGTCGGCCCGCCCACCCCTTCTCTATCTGGAGGGGCTTTCCAGATCCTAGCCTCGGCCACTGGAGGTGGGATGCCTCCGGGGCCCTATAGGATAAACCAACTGGGACCCCTCCAGACTGTAGGCCCCCCGACCAGCATGGCTCCTAGTGTCCAGCTCCTCAACTCTGGGGTCATTCAGCTCCCCTCCGCCTCGCCAG GGAATCTCCTCTATGGTGGAAGCCCCATCCTGAGTTACCAGAACGGCAAGCTGATCCTAACTATCCCGGCTGGCATCCAGTTCGGCAGCCTGCCCATGAAACCCGTCCCTGAGGCTTCTACCCACCCCACCAACGGAGTAGGCCCCGGACTCACACTCAGCCCTGTCATCCACCCTACACCTACCCTCATCCCAGTCTCCACCTCTGTCTCAACCTCCAACACCCTCCAGACGTCCCCCCTCTGCTTCATCAACTCCTCTCCGCTCTACTGCACTCATGAGACTGGTGTCCCCACCAACCAgcccctctccaccacctccccacACACCCTGGACCTCTCTGCCACCCACACCCCTCCCAATGCCCTCACCCCAGAGAGCATGCTCTCCCTCAGCCCCATGTGCAGCGGAGTGACCCCCACCACTCAGCTCTCCCAGACTACCTGGagccctgtccccctctccaactCTGCCAGCCTGACTATGTTTGACGTCCGTGGGAAGGGGGATCTTCCCGAGGATCCGGCTCTGCTGGGCCTACCTGGAGGCGAGGCACTGCTACTGGGGAGCCCCTCTCCAGAACAGGATGTGGACAGGGTGTCGCCATTGGGGGACCtagaggagatggatggagagccCAAGATCCTTACCCAACTACAATCAGTCCCTGTGGATGACGAGTTGGGGCTGTAA